The window GCGTCGGCAATCAGATCGATGTCCCAACCACCGCCGGCCGAACGGCCAATGGCCGCGAGCGTGTCCGACCCAAATCGGATCGTGCCGTTCGGGAAGGTGACCTCCCCTGCCCCAGTCTTATCCTTTGATACCAAGGCCGCCACCGCCGCCTGCGTGACGGCCTCGACGGCCACAGTCTCGACCTCGTCTTCGCGCCTCGCCTTCCTCCCCGCAGAGTGCCGAGCAATTTCATCCACGGTTGCTATCTGCTCAGGCGCATCCTTTGGCTCAAAACGAAATTCGATCTCGGCGACGGTTCGACCCTGACGGATTTCCCGCCACTCCACACGGAAATGAGCGAGCTGGTCGATTTCGGCCTTCGCCTTTTCGAGAACCTTGCGGCGCAGCTGCGCAAAGTCCTTGTAAACGTCTGGCGCGATGCCGAGCAGCGCACGCAGTGCCGTCATGTCGCCCTTCCATAGCGACTGGCGTCGATGCAACCGCAATGCCCCGATCTCGTACAGCTTTAGCGCATAGGTCGACCGAAAGCCGAGCACCGCCTGCCGGTTCAGGACCGCATAGGTCTCCGATTCCTGAATCAGTTTCCGAGCCTCGGGCGTGAACTCCCACTCGATCCACCCTGCCTCAGCGCCCTCCTCGTCCTCCACTTCTTCGCGCGATGATGAGATCAGAGAAAAGCGCAGCGTCGCCTTCTTGCCGCGCCAGGACTTATCATCGACCGCAAAAAGCGTGCGATGCAGTTCCTCGAGCATATCCGAGATGCGCTCATTGCCCTTGTGGCCGCGGCGAATATCCGCCTTTCGCATCTTGTGCGGGCGGTCCTCCCAGGCATCACCGCCCGCAGTCAAAATCATCAGCGCAAGCAAACGCGAAGCGGTCAGGCTCAGCGACTGGCCTTTGACGAACTTGACCTCAACGATGCTGCCGGGCTTGGCGAACTCGTCGCCGCCCTTGGCCTGCAGGGCGGCAGCCACCCGCATCGCCCGCCCCGGAGAAGCATCATCACCGGCGGGGGAGGGCGTTACAGCGTGGTCTAGGGCTTGTTCGTCATCCATGCCATGAAGTCTGCACCGATTCGTCCGGCGTGGAAGAAAATCTGCCTGACCTGTCCTCTTGCGTCAAGTCAGGGCAGGATAGACGGCGGTTTCGGCCCCCAAGAGGTCAGGATGGAACTTCACCCCGAAACGACAAAACACAAGGAAGTACGCCGAGTCGCGTTTCAAAGCGATCTGACCCTCGCAAACGGCCGCGCGGAGGGCGAAGAACGTCCCTGACGAGCGATATGACGAGCGAATCGCGCCCAACAGAGCCTGGCCCCCATGCGGTCAGGAAAGCCCCAACCGGTCAGGTTGCATCCCCCGATCGGTCAGGAATGAGCCCCCACAAGGGCAGGCAAAATCCCCCGTCCGGTCAGGATAGGCTTGCTCAAGCCCGCAGAAACGCTGGGCTTTCGGCTTCCCGAATCTGAATCCTTTTGAATCGGAAAAGCTTCCGCTGCGAGCAG of the Sphingobium sp. WTD-1 genome contains:
- a CDS encoding replication initiation protein codes for the protein MRVAAALQAKGGDEFAKPGSIVEVKFVKGQSLSLTASRLLALMILTAGGDAWEDRPHKMRKADIRRGHKGNERISDMLEELHRTLFAVDDKSWRGKKATLRFSLISSSREEVEDEEGAEAGWIEWEFTPEARKLIQESETYAVLNRQAVLGFRSTYALKLYEIGALRLHRRQSLWKGDMTALRALLGIAPDVYKDFAQLRRKVLEKAKAEIDQLAHFRVEWREIRQGRTVAEIEFRFEPKDAPEQIATVDEIARHSAGRKARREDEVETVAVEAVTQAAVAALVSKDKTGAGEVTFPNGTIRFGSDTLAAIGRSAGGGWDIDLIADAYRAQMGERLAKLKGAKLIASWTGFCESFLARRGRP